One genomic segment of Chitinibacter sp. FCG-7 includes these proteins:
- a CDS encoding cobyrinate a,c-diamide synthase, translating to MATVLLIAAPSSGSGKTTITAGLAWLYRRQGKRVKVFKCGPDFLDPLLLGFASGSPVDNLDLWLVGEDLCRQMLAQAARDYDVVLIESVMGLFDGEPSTADLAVKFGLPVLAVIDAGAMAQTFGALAFGLAHYRADLPFYGVLANKVAGERHAQMLQESIQPQSKEREAALRAVCGQEKSAAKSEIVQDVQRGLSEDLTSPANGAVAGSRSIWMGWVGRVEPLPERHLGLALPEEIPDLAAKLDAIADALASQPIANLSKTIALAVPAQTEIKPLLAGKRIAIACDAAFCFIYPANLRCLELLGAELVFFSPVAHEALPECDAIYLPGGYPELYADTLAAYPSIRADLAAHLAASKPIWAECGGMLALGESLTLVDGSVKPMWGLLPARATMQARLAALGSQSMNFGSGCDGEIRGHTFHYSTLATEINPVGYGSPCRLGSSGEALYKYGYIRASYIHAWFMSNPVATAALFGVAV from the coding sequence TTGGCAACGGTACTTCTTATCGCCGCCCCTTCATCGGGCTCGGGCAAAACTACCATCACCGCCGGTCTGGCGTGGCTCTATCGCCGCCAAGGCAAGCGCGTCAAAGTGTTTAAATGCGGGCCGGATTTTCTGGACCCGCTATTGCTGGGTTTTGCCAGCGGTTCGCCCGTTGATAACCTCGATTTATGGTTGGTCGGCGAGGATTTGTGTCGCCAGATGCTGGCGCAAGCGGCGCGCGATTACGATGTGGTCTTGATCGAATCGGTGATGGGCTTGTTTGATGGCGAACCAAGCACGGCTGATCTGGCGGTGAAGTTTGGCCTGCCGGTGCTGGCGGTGATCGACGCGGGCGCAATGGCGCAGACCTTTGGCGCGCTGGCGTTTGGCCTAGCGCATTACCGCGCCGATTTGCCGTTTTATGGCGTGCTGGCCAATAAAGTGGCGGGTGAACGCCATGCGCAGATGCTGCAAGAGTCAATACAGCCCCAGAGCAAGGAACGCGAGGCCGCGTTGCGAGCCGTTTGCGGGCAAGAAAAATCCGCAGCGAAAAGCGAGATAGTACAAGACGTACAGCGAGGTTTGAGCGAGGATTTGACGTCGCCAGCGAATGGTGCAGTAGCGGGATCGCGTTCCATTTGGATGGGTTGGGTCGGGAGAGTCGAACCGCTACCCGAGCGCCACCTTGGCTTGGCGCTGCCCGAAGAAATCCCTGATTTGGCGGCCAAGCTTGATGCAATTGCCGACGCACTGGCGAGCCAGCCGATTGCTAACTTAAGCAAAACGATAGCACTTGCCGTGCCTGCGCAAACCGAAATCAAGCCCCTGCTGGCAGGCAAGCGCATTGCCATCGCATGCGACGCGGCGTTTTGCTTTATTTACCCGGCCAATTTACGTTGCCTTGAATTGCTCGGTGCTGAGCTGGTTTTCTTCTCGCCAGTGGCGCACGAAGCCTTGCCCGAGTGCGACGCGATTTACTTGCCTGGTGGCTACCCTGAGTTGTATGCCGATACGCTCGCTGCATACCCGAGTATTCGCGCCGACTTGGCCGCGCATCTGGCTGCGAGCAAGCCAATCTGGGCTGAATGCGGCGGGATGCTGGCACTGGGCGAGTCGCTGACTTTGGTCGATGGCAGTGTCAAACCGATGTGGGGCTTGCTGCCCGCGCGCGCCACCATGCAAGCGCGCTTGGCCGCGCTGGGCTCGCAAAGCATGAACTTCGGATCAGGCTGCGACGGTGAGATTCGCGGCCATACCTTCCATTATTCGACCTTAGCCACTGAAATAAATCCTGTGGGGTATGGCTCGCCATGCCGCTTGGGGTCTAGTGGTGAAGCACTATACAAGTATGGGTATATTCGGGCTTCGTATATCCACGCTTGGTTTATGAGTAATCCGGTGGCGACTGCCGCCCTGTTTGGAGTTGCTGTATGA
- a CDS encoding NYN domain-containing protein, with amino-acid sequence MSKLNPKFEFKFEPENNHQRIAVLIDADNAQAKLVRPILAEIGKFGVATVKRIYGDFTKPNLNSWKTVLLEHSILPMQQYAYTTGKNATDSALIIDAMDLLHTGRFDAFCLVSSDSDFTRLAARIRESGLTVYGIGRATTPTPFKAACDKFIETDYLAADTDAEVDLSKDVKAVDKPPLKKEQVNVKEEIVPALPVPVQINPDIVALLKSAVDEISDDQGFTRVSDIGSYLTRQQPDFDSRKYGHKKLSDLIKAHASKFLIEEREIRVGSPKVLYVKNKGK; translated from the coding sequence ATGAGCAAACTAAATCCGAAGTTTGAATTCAAATTTGAACCAGAAAATAATCACCAAAGAATTGCGGTATTGATTGATGCCGATAATGCGCAAGCCAAATTGGTTAGGCCAATTTTGGCTGAAATTGGTAAATTTGGTGTTGCTACTGTAAAGCGAATTTACGGAGACTTTACAAAACCGAATTTGAACTCTTGGAAAACTGTTCTCTTGGAACATTCGATTTTACCTATGCAGCAATATGCATACACAACAGGTAAAAATGCCACTGATAGTGCATTAATTATTGACGCCATGGATCTGCTGCATACAGGGCGATTTGATGCGTTTTGTCTTGTTTCTAGTGATAGTGATTTTACAAGGCTAGCGGCAAGAATTCGTGAGTCAGGTCTGACAGTATATGGAATTGGACGTGCAACAACTCCGACACCATTCAAGGCAGCATGCGACAAGTTTATTGAGACTGATTACTTAGCTGCGGATACAGATGCTGAGGTTGATTTGTCTAAAGACGTTAAGGCTGTAGATAAGCCACCATTAAAGAAAGAGCAAGTTAATGTTAAAGAAGAAATAGTTCCTGCTCTGCCGGTTCCTGTCCAAATAAATCCAGATATTGTTGCTTTGCTTAAATCTGCAGTCGATGAAATTTCAGATGATCAAGGGTTTACACGTGTGTCCGATATTGGTTCATATCTAACACGCCAGCAACCTGATTTTGATTCACGTAAATATGGACATAAAAAACTAAGTGATTTAATTAAAGCTCATGCAAGTAAATTTTTAATTGAAGAGCGTGAGATTAGAGTTGGAAGCCCAAAAGTCTTATACGTAAAAAATAAAGGAAAGTAA
- the cobO gene encoding cob(I)yrinic acid a,c-diamide adenosyltransferase: MSQETTRNERHAARMARKKAIIDAHIAEANIDTGIMILLTGNGKGKSSSAFGMVARSIGHGMKVGVVQFIKNRTDTGEEALLGKYCDWHVMGDGFTWETQNFEADKAKSEQAWALAASMLNDPSYDVVVLDELTYCLSYGYLDKATIVRDLESRPEMQHVVVTGRAAVSELREIADTITELNDEKHAYKSGIRAQKGLEW, encoded by the coding sequence ATGAGCCAAGAAACCACCCGCAACGAACGCCATGCCGCGCGCATGGCACGCAAAAAAGCCATTATCGACGCCCATATCGCCGAGGCCAATATCGACACCGGCATTATGATTTTGCTCACCGGCAATGGCAAGGGTAAATCATCGTCGGCCTTTGGCATGGTCGCGCGCAGCATTGGCCACGGCATGAAAGTGGGCGTCGTGCAATTTATCAAAAACCGCACCGACACCGGCGAAGAAGCCTTGCTGGGCAAGTACTGCGACTGGCATGTAATGGGCGACGGGTTTACGTGGGAAACGCAAAACTTTGAAGCCGACAAAGCCAAATCGGAACAAGCCTGGGCGCTGGCTGCCAGCATGCTCAATGATCCTTCCTACGACGTGGTCGTACTCGACGAGCTGACCTATTGCCTGTCCTACGGCTATCTGGACAAAGCCACCATCGTGCGCGATCTAGAATCGCGCCCCGAAATGCAACACGTCGTCGTCACCGGCCGCGCGGCAGTAAGCGAATTGCGCGAGATTGCCGACACGATTACCGAATTGAACGACGAAAAGCACGCTTACAAGTCTGGCATTCGTGCTCAAAAAGGTTTGGAGTGGTGA
- a CDS encoding ABC transporter substrate-binding protein yields MKGPQRIACLSSETVEVLYALGQQHRIAGITAFARHPVGVTKNHPIICGFSSAKAEKIFAVEPDLILAYSSLQGEMVKECILAGFEVYFFNQKSIAGIFNMISTLGLLLDCSERAQALIAELQSQLDAVREIAATFTHRPKVYFEEWHTPLYTGIRWVSELIAIAGGINVFDDISHAPRAKDRTVTPEQVIAAAPELILGSWCGQKFDTQAVLQREGWQAIPAIAQRQVFEIASEDLLVPGITAITRGLPLIQSFIQTYNRNVML; encoded by the coding sequence ATGAAAGGCCCGCAACGTATTGCCTGTTTGAGTAGTGAAACCGTCGAAGTGCTGTATGCGTTGGGGCAGCAGCATCGCATCGCTGGCATCACCGCCTTTGCGCGCCATCCGGTGGGCGTGACCAAAAATCACCCGATTATTTGCGGCTTTTCAAGCGCCAAAGCCGAGAAAATCTTCGCCGTTGAGCCCGATCTGATTCTGGCGTATTCAAGCTTGCAGGGCGAGATGGTCAAAGAGTGCATTCTGGCCGGTTTTGAGGTGTATTTTTTCAATCAGAAATCCATCGCTGGCATTTTCAATATGATCAGCACGCTGGGCTTGCTTCTTGATTGCAGCGAGCGCGCGCAAGCTTTGATCGCCGAGCTGCAAAGCCAGCTCGACGCAGTGCGCGAGATTGCCGCAACATTCACGCACCGCCCCAAAGTGTATTTCGAAGAATGGCATACGCCGCTGTATACCGGCATCCGCTGGGTCTCCGAACTGATTGCCATTGCGGGCGGGATTAATGTCTTTGATGATATTTCACACGCACCGCGTGCCAAAGATCGCACTGTGACGCCTGAACAAGTAATCGCCGCCGCGCCGGAGCTGATTCTGGGTAGCTGGTGCGGGCAGAAGTTTGACACGCAAGCCGTGCTGCAACGCGAAGGCTGGCAAGCTATTCCCGCCATCGCGCAGCGCCAGGTTTTTGAAATCGCCAGCGAAGATCTGCTGGTGCCCGGCATCACCGCGATTACGCGGGGGCTGCCGCTGATCCAGTCATTTATCCAAACGTATAACCGGAATGTAATGCTATGA
- the cobD gene encoding threonine-phosphate decarboxylase CobD gives MHSAPRHGGNLRTLMANFGGTLADWIDCSTGIAPYSYPLPSMPVEVAQRLPHPSAEFEDVVASYYGSSAFLPVAGSQAAIASLPMLRRAGKVGVLRTSYAEHAWRWQLAGHTVITLNPDEIAYAAQHLDVLVLVNPNNPDGLIWSRETLLALHQTLAARGGWLMIDEAFIDAIDGSGANSLCADAEREGLIVLRSVGKFFGLAGVRLGFVFAQAALRERLAQQIGPWNVSGPALWAGQLALAERCWQAAQRERLAADGTWLAALLTDVGLPPRGSHPLMQFCPVKNIDQWGYALACNRIYARPFNTLDIGIDAIRFGALAVEQRTTFEQRLRFAARQVA, from the coding sequence ATGCATAGCGCACCACGACACGGCGGCAATTTACGCACTTTGATGGCCAATTTTGGCGGCACACTGGCCGACTGGATCGACTGCTCGACCGGCATCGCGCCATATAGCTACCCGCTGCCCAGCATGCCCGTTGAAGTGGCGCAGCGCCTGCCACACCCGAGCGCCGAGTTTGAAGACGTCGTCGCCAGCTATTACGGTAGCAGCGCATTTTTGCCGGTCGCTGGCTCGCAAGCGGCGATTGCTTCATTACCGATGTTGCGCCGCGCAGGCAAAGTCGGCGTGCTGCGCACCTCATACGCCGAGCACGCCTGGCGCTGGCAATTGGCCGGGCATACGGTGATCACGCTCAACCCGGATGAAATTGCATACGCCGCGCAGCATCTGGATGTGCTGGTGCTGGTGAATCCGAATAATCCCGATGGCCTGATCTGGTCACGCGAGACTTTATTGGCCTTGCACCAAACCTTGGCCGCGCGCGGTGGCTGGTTGATGATCGACGAAGCCTTTATCGATGCAATTGATGGCTCAGGAGCGAACAGCTTGTGCGCAGATGCTGAGCGGGAGGGGCTGATTGTGCTGCGCTCGGTGGGCAAATTTTTTGGCCTCGCTGGGGTGCGGCTTGGCTTTGTCTTTGCGCAAGCCGCGCTGCGTGAACGATTGGCGCAGCAGATCGGGCCGTGGAATGTCAGCGGCCCGGCGCTGTGGGCGGGGCAATTGGCGTTGGCCGAGCGCTGCTGGCAAGCGGCGCAACGCGAGCGTCTGGCCGCCGATGGCACCTGGCTGGCCGCTTTGCTCACCGATGTCGGCTTGCCGCCACGCGGTAGCCATCCGTTGATGCAGTTTTGCCCAGTGAAAAATATCGATCAATGGGGGTATGCGCTGGCGTGCAATAGAATATATGCCCGCCCATTCAATACCCTTGATATTGGTATTGATGCCATTCGCTTTGGCGCGCTTGCAGTTGAGCAACGCACGACGTTTGAACAACGCCTGCGCTTTGCCGCCAGGCAGGTCGCCTAA
- the cbiB gene encoding adenosylcobinamide-phosphate synthase CbiB, with protein MLLHSPLILLLALAFGLALEWCVGEPRRFHPLVGFGRWAKWLEQRLNPPCRYNTVTGIAMGALSVLLLLAIPCGLYWGIHALYLQYVQPHLLGSETATLSANLISLVLLNGAALWFALGANSLLVHVRAIATPLLANDLPAARIALSMIVSRDCSQLSDTEIAKGAIESNLENGADAIFSTLFWFVLLGGVGAILHRLANTLDAMWGYRTPRLNCFGRCAARLDDVLNFIPARLTALSYTVLGQTRTAWQCWCSQAPRWDSPNAGPVMAAGAGALGITLGGNAMYHGQIEQRTALGAGPAPQAADIARSIVLVKKTLALWLLSCVALLLIAHAIS; from the coding sequence ATGCTGCTGCACTCGCCACTGATACTGCTGCTGGCGCTGGCCTTCGGGTTGGCGCTGGAGTGGTGCGTCGGCGAGCCGCGCCGTTTTCACCCACTGGTGGGTTTTGGCCGGTGGGCAAAATGGCTGGAACAGCGCCTAAATCCTCCCTGCCGATACAATACGGTGACGGGTATTGCCATGGGGGCTCTGTCTGTACTGCTCTTGCTGGCAATACCCTGTGGTTTGTATTGGGGTATCCATGCTCTGTACTTGCAGTATGTTCAGCCGCATTTACTCGGCAGCGAGACTGCTACCTTGAGCGCCAATTTAATCAGTCTCGTGCTGCTCAATGGCGCGGCGCTGTGGTTTGCGCTGGGGGCCAATAGCCTGCTGGTGCATGTGCGCGCGATTGCGACGCCACTGCTCGCCAATGATTTACCCGCTGCGCGCATCGCGCTGAGCATGATTGTGAGCCGCGATTGCAGCCAGCTCAGTGACACCGAGATCGCCAAAGGCGCGATCGAGTCCAATCTGGAAAACGGCGCGGATGCGATTTTTTCCACCTTATTCTGGTTTGTGCTGCTCGGCGGTGTGGGCGCAATTTTGCATCGACTGGCCAATACTCTCGACGCCATGTGGGGTTATCGCACGCCACGCTTGAATTGTTTTGGCCGCTGCGCCGCGCGGCTTGATGATGTGCTCAATTTTATTCCGGCGCGATTAACCGCTTTGTCCTACACCGTGCTAGGCCAGACTCGCACGGCATGGCAATGCTGGTGCAGTCAGGCGCCACGCTGGGATAGCCCGAATGCCGGGCCAGTGATGGCCGCCGGGGCGGGCGCATTAGGCATTACGCTGGGTGGCAATGCCATGTATCACGGGCAGATTGAGCAACGCACCGCGCTGGGCGCCGGGCCTGCACCGCAAGCAGCCGATATTGCCCGTAGCATCGTGCTGGTGAAAAAAACGCTGGCCTTGTGGCTGCTATCTTGCGTAGCCTTGCTGCTCATCGCCCATGCGATCAGCTGA
- a CDS encoding TonB-dependent receptor domain-containing protein yields the protein MNTRFSKLYLLCLSALSAMAHAEITQLDEIVVTAARIAQPAREVVGDVTVIERAQIETQASASLPELLARQPGLQMMSNGGAGKNMAVFIRGANSSQTVVLIDGVRYGSATSGGAALQHIPLAQVDRIEILRGPAASLYGADAIGGVIQIFTKRGGKGFTPSIAVGYGTQNSVEASASLSGGNEQTRFSIGLAHSKTDGESALVLPKYQKFNADDDGYENNSLSLSASHQLNAAHAFGASLLYAKVANQYDNTSTSKYYNYRDHGTNLAASVWSEHQLTDAWQSKLLAGSSIDDSYSYQPPSAWAQEESRFKTRQTQFSWQNNLQAGPGVLTLALETLAQDVSGTTKYDVTQRRINSVLGGYLANLGAVTLQANMRSDDNSQFGRQTTGTLGASWQVNHGLQLGGSYGTGYQAPTFNQLYYPGWSNPYLKPQESAGGELFARYQTNNLQLGATLYRNQVKNFILNQKNAVSNVDKVKLSGLTLTADWASNGLEAGLSFDYLDALDQKADRQLELRARQSGLIYAGFSQSAWRVRAEVQLQGQRYDDVYGVGRVTLGGYALTNLLAEYQLSKDWTVAARVNNVFDKAYTQVHDYGTLGVNGMLNVRWSPK from the coding sequence ATGAATACGCGTTTTTCCAAGCTATACCTGCTCTGTTTGTCGGCTCTTTCGGCCATGGCGCATGCCGAAATCACTCAGCTCGACGAAATTGTTGTCACCGCAGCCCGCATTGCGCAGCCCGCCCGTGAAGTCGTGGGCGATGTCACTGTGATCGAGCGTGCGCAGATTGAAACCCAAGCCAGCGCCAGCCTGCCCGAATTGCTGGCCAGACAGCCCGGTTTGCAAATGATGAGTAACGGCGGCGCGGGCAAAAATATGGCCGTGTTTATCCGGGGTGCCAACTCCAGCCAGACCGTGGTGCTGATCGACGGCGTGCGCTATGGCTCGGCTACTTCGGGCGGCGCTGCACTGCAGCATATTCCGCTGGCACAAGTAGACCGGATCGAGATTCTGCGCGGCCCGGCGGCCAGCTTGTACGGTGCTGACGCCATCGGCGGCGTGATCCAGATTTTCACCAAGCGCGGCGGCAAAGGCTTTACGCCGAGTATTGCCGTGGGCTATGGCACGCAAAACAGCGTTGAAGCCAGCGCCAGCCTCTCTGGCGGCAACGAGCAAACGCGCTTCTCAATTGGTTTGGCACACAGCAAAACCGACGGCGAGAGCGCGCTGGTCTTGCCCAAATACCAGAAATTCAATGCCGACGACGACGGCTATGAAAATAACAGCCTGTCATTGAGCGCCAGCCATCAGCTCAATGCCGCCCATGCCTTTGGCGCCAGCCTGCTGTACGCCAAAGTGGCCAATCAGTACGACAACACCTCAACCAGCAAATATTACAATTACCGCGATCACGGCACCAATCTGGCCGCCAGCGTCTGGAGCGAGCATCAGTTGACCGACGCCTGGCAGAGCAAACTGCTGGCCGGTAGCAGTATCGACGACAGCTACAGCTATCAGCCGCCTAGCGCTTGGGCGCAGGAAGAGAGCCGCTTTAAAACGCGGCAAACCCAGTTTTCATGGCAGAACAATCTGCAGGCTGGCCCCGGCGTGCTGACGCTGGCGCTGGAAACGCTGGCGCAAGATGTCTCGGGCACGACCAAATATGACGTGACGCAGCGCCGCATCAATAGTGTGCTGGGCGGCTATCTGGCCAATCTGGGCGCGGTAACGCTGCAAGCCAATATGCGCAGCGATGACAATTCGCAATTCGGTCGCCAGACCACCGGCACGCTGGGCGCGTCATGGCAGGTGAATCACGGCCTGCAGCTGGGCGGCAGCTACGGCACGGGCTATCAGGCACCGACTTTTAATCAGCTGTACTACCCCGGCTGGAGCAATCCGTATCTGAAGCCGCAGGAATCGGCTGGTGGCGAATTGTTTGCCCGTTACCAGACCAACAACCTGCAGCTGGGCGCCACGCTGTATCGCAATCAGGTGAAAAATTTCATCCTGAACCAGAAAAACGCGGTTTCAAACGTTGATAAGGTCAAGCTCTCCGGCCTGACGCTGACGGCCGACTGGGCCAGCAACGGTCTTGAGGCAGGCTTGAGCTTTGACTATCTGGATGCGCTGGATCAGAAAGCCGATCGCCAGCTTGAGCTGCGTGCGCGTCAGAGTGGCCTGATTTACGCGGGCTTCAGCCAGTCGGCGTGGCGGGTGCGCGCCGAGGTTCAGCTGCAAGGCCAGCGTTATGACGATGTGTACGGCGTGGGTCGTGTCACTTTGGGCGGCTATGCGCTGACCAATCTGCTGGCCGAATACCAGCTCAGCAAAGACTGGACTGTTGCTGCACGGGTCAACAATGTCTTTGATAAAGCGTACACGCAGGTGCACGACTATGGCACTTTGGGCGTGAACGGCATGCTCAATGTACGCTGGTCGCCCAAGTAA
- a CDS encoding GbsR/MarR family transcriptional regulator, whose amino-acid sequence MNLTPLIQSFVLHFGEMGSHWGINRTVGQMYALLFVSEKPLNADEMAEALGFSRSNISMGLKELVSWRLVKLQHLPGDRREYYSTPDDVWVIFQTLAEERKKREVDPTLTMLRGALLETPSNDADKHAQARMAQMHDLIDLTTSWFSDIQRLDVETLQKLMKLGAQVQKFLELKQKLPAFLGGTDSSNSPESKD is encoded by the coding sequence ATGAACCTCACACCACTGATTCAATCTTTTGTGCTGCACTTTGGCGAAATGGGCAGCCATTGGGGCATTAACCGCACCGTTGGCCAGATGTATGCGCTGCTGTTTGTCAGCGAAAAGCCGCTGAACGCCGATGAAATGGCCGAAGCACTGGGCTTTTCGCGCTCGAATATCTCGATGGGACTGAAAGAGCTGGTGTCGTGGCGACTAGTGAAACTGCAGCACCTGCCGGGTGATCGGCGCGAATACTATTCAACGCCCGACGATGTGTGGGTGATTTTTCAAACGCTGGCCGAAGAGCGCAAAAAACGCGAAGTCGACCCGACGCTGACCATGCTGCGCGGCGCATTGCTCGAAACGCCTAGCAACGACGCCGACAAACACGCCCAAGCGCGGATGGCGCAAATGCACGATCTGATCGATTTGACCACCAGCTGGTTTAGCGATATTCAGCGCCTGGACGTCGAAACCTTGCAAAAGCTGATGAAGCTGGGCGCGCAGGTGCAGAAATTTCTCGAACTCAAGCAAAAGCTGCCCGCTTTTCTGGGCGGTACCGATTCCAGTAACAGCCCAGAGAGCAAGGACTAA